The Arthrobacter sp. Marseille-P9274 DNA segment TTTCAAGTCCCAGCAGCGACATCGATTCTGTAGCCATCGTTTTCATCCTCGGGCGCTTGGAAACACGACTGTTGACAGTTGCCATGTTAACAGTCGGCCGGACGGCTGTCGCCGGTGCGAGCTCCATGCCGTCCCCGCTACAGTTCGCCGAGGACGGCCGCGACGATCCGGTCGACCGAGAGTCCGTAGCGCTCGTGCAGCGTGGGCAGGGCGCCGGCGTGCAGGAATTCGTCGGGCAGGGCCACGGGCAGGATGCGCTTGGCGACCCCGGCACGGGCCGCGGCCGCGGCGACGGTCTCGAAGAGGCCCCCGACCACCGTGTGGTTCTCCAGCGTGACCACGAGGCGGTCGGTGTTGATCTCGGCGAGGACGGTCTCGGCGTCGAAAGGCTTGATGGTCGGGGTGTGCACCACCGCCACGTCGACGTTGTGCGCGGCGAGTTCCTTGGCGGCCTGCAGCGCCCTCATGGTCATCAGCCCGCTGGACACGAAGACCACGTCGTTGCCGCCGCGCAGCACCTTGGCCTTGCCCAGCTCGAAGGTGTAGTCGTACTCGTCCAGCACGGTGGGCACGTTGCCGCGCAGCAGGCGCAGGTAGGTCGGCCCCTCGCTCGCGGCGAGCTGCGGCACCGCCTGTTCGATGTCCACCGAGTCGCAGGGGTCCACGATGGTCAGGTTCGGCATGCCGCGGAAGATCGCCATGTCCTCGGTGGCCTGGTGCGACGGCCCGTAGCCGGTGGTCAGGCCTGGCAGCCCGCCGACGATGTTCACGTTCAGGTTCGGCTCCGCGGCATCCAGGCACAGGAAGTCGTAGGCCCGGCGGGCGGCGAACACCGAGTAGGTGGAGGCGAACGGGACCAGCCCGGTCTGCGCCATGCCGGCGGCCGCGCCGAAGAGCAACTGCTCCGCCATGCCCATCTGGAAGAACCGCTCCGGGAAGGCCTTCGCGAAGATGTGCATGTCCGTGTACTTGCCCAGGTCGGCGGTCAGCCCGACGATCTTCTCGTTCTCCTGTGCGGCCTTCACGAGGGCGTGGCCGAACGGTGCCGGGGTGGTCTTCTGGCCGGGGTCGGCGAAGGAAGCGATCATGGCCGAGGTCTTCAGCTTCGGCTTCGGTGCAGTCTTCACGGTCGGTCCGGCAGCAGTAGTCGCGGTCACTTGGATTCTCCTTCAGATGCGGTGCGGGCTTCATACCCGGCGGTCAGTTGGTCGCGGCAGATCTGCCATTCGTGTTCATCGATGCGCATGAAGTGCGCCTTCTCCCGGTCTTCCAGCAGCGGCACGCCGCGGCCCACCTTGGTGTCGCACAGGATGACCGACGGCGCACCGTCGGCCTCGGCCCGGGCCGCGACCGCATCGAATGCGGCCAGCAGGGCCCCGACGTCGTTGCCGTCCACACGCTGCACGAACCAGCCGCACGCCGCCCACTTGTCCAGCACCGGCTCGGTCCGCAGCACCGTGTCGGTCTTGCCGTCGGCCTGCAGGGCGTTGATATCCACGATCGCGGTCAGGTTGCCCAGGCGGTGATGGTGCGCGCCCATCGCGGCTTCCCAGGTGGAGCCCTCGTCCAGCTCCCCGTCGGAGAGGAAGTTGAATACGCGGGAGCCCGACCCCTGCAGCCGCAGCCCCAGCGCGGTGCCCACGGCGATGGTCAGGCCGTGCCCGAGCGAGCCGCCGGAGATTTCCATCCCGGGTGTGTAGGTGGACATGCCGGACATCGGCAGCCGGGAATCGTCCGAGCCGTATGTCTCCAGCTCCTCGACCGGGACGATCCCGGCCTCCGCCAGCGCGGCGTAGTGGCCGATCGCGTAGTGGCCGGTGGAGAGCAGGAAGCGGTCCCGCCCCTCCCACTCCGGGTCATCGGCCCGGTAGCGCAGCTGGTCGGCGTAGACGGCGGCGAGGACGTCGGCCGCGTCAAGCGCCTGGCCCACGTAGCCCTGCCCCTGCGCCTCGCCCATGTTCAGCACGTGGTGGCGCATCCGGTAGGCCGCGGCTTCCACGCGCGCCGCCCGTTCCTGCAATGACGCAGCCTCGGGAGCGTGGACGGTTTCGGTGATGGTCACAGGATTTCCTTTCGGGAAAAGTACGACGGCGTGGCGCCGGGGCGGGCGGTACGTCCCGCCCCGGCGCGGCTCGGGTTTAGGAAGGTCAGGCGCTTACCGGTCCCGGAGGACCAGGCTTGCTCGGGTTCCGAAGGATCAGGCGGTCACTTTGGCCGGCTTGGTGGTCGCCGCGGCCTCGGAGGCCAGGCGGCGTTCGCGGGGGCCCCAGGTTTCGCGGGTCGCCAGCGCGGCCCACAGGCCGATGGCTCCGTAGAAGCTGAACAGCAGCGCCGGGCCGAGCCAGCCCATGGCCACGAACAGCAGGGTGGTGATGAAGGGGGTGAAGCCGGAGACCATGGCCGAGATCTGGTACGCCAGCGAGGCTCCCGACGAGCGGGTCTTGGCCTGGAACAGCTCGGGGAACCAGGCGCCCTGCGCGCCGGCCAGCGAGTTCTGGCAGACCGCGTAGGAGATCACGATGGTGGCGATGATGAACAGGAACAGGCCCGTGTTGACCAGCAGGAACATCGGGATGCCGAAGAGGACGGCGAACGCGGTGGAGATGATGTAGACCGGGCGGCGGCCCACCCTGTCCGTCAGCCGGGCCCAGGCCATGGTGGCGAAGATGCCGATGCCGGAGGCGATGCACAGTGCGACCAGGGTCTGGGTCTTGTCGGCGAGCTCGGAGTTGTGCAGGTAGGAAATCATGTAGGTGACGGACACGGCGTAGCCGGCGGTCTCCGCAATGCGCAGGCCGATGCCGCGCACGATGTTGCGCCAGTCGTCGCGGATGACCTCGACGATCGGGGACTTCACGATGTCGCCGTGTTCCTTGACATCCTCGAAGACCGGGGACTCGGGCACCTTGGAGCGGATGATCAAGCCCACCGCGACCAGGACGATGCTGGCCAGGAACGGCACGCGCCAGGCCCATTCGTTGCCCAGCTGCACGCTGAAGAGGAAGACGAGGTTGGCCAGGAGCAGGCCCACCGGGAAGCCGGCCTGGACGATGCCGGTGTACTTGCCCTTCCGCTTCCAGGGCGCGTGCTCGTAGCTCATCAGGATGGCCCCGCCCCACTCGGCGCCGAAGGCCAGGCCCTGGATAACGCGGACGATGACCAGCAGCGCCGGGGCCAGGAGGCCGACCTGGGCGTAGGTCGGCAGCAGGCCGATGGCGAACGTGGCCAGGCCCATGAGGATCAGCGAGGCAACGAGCACCGGCTTGCGCCCGATGCGATCACCGAGGTGCCCGCCGATGATGCCGCCCAGCGGGCGTGCCGCAAAGCCGACGCCGAGGGTGGCGAACGCTGCCAGGGTTCCGGTCAGGGGGTCGCCGCCGGGGAAGAAGGCGGTGCCGAAGTACAGGGCCGCGGCCGTGCCGAAACCGATGAAGTCGTACGTTTCGATAACGGCGCCAACACCGGAGCCGATGGCGACGCGCTTGGCGTCCTTCGTGCCGTGAACGGGGCCGCGCATTGTCAGGGCTTCGTTGCTCATCGAATTACCTTTCGAAGCGATGGCGGAGGCTGGAGGAACCTCCGTCACTGTTGACAGTCAACAGGATATGCCAAACAGTGTGAGCCGCGCCACTCGCCTCTGTCAACAGTCGACATAAAATTTCTTCAACCGTTGACTGTCAACAGTCAACTGCTCTAACGTGGTTCGCGTCACAACTCCGCTCCACCCGTTCCAACTTCCTCAAGGGACCCCATGACCTTCCACCCGCGGCTGGGCTGCTCCACCATCAGCTTCCGGCACCAGGACCTGGCCACGGCGCTGGCCACCATCGCCGGCCTCGGCTTCACCGAGATCGACCTCGGCGCCCTGCCGGGCGTGTGCGACCACGTGCCCTACGTCCTCGACGAGAAGGCGGTCGCCGCCGTCGCAGGGACCGTCGCCGCGTCCGGGCTGCGTGTGCGCTCCATTAATGGCGACATCGGCGACCTGAACCGCCCGCTCTCCGCCGGGGACCGTGCGCAGCGGACCCGGCACCTGGACATGCTGCTCGCCCTCGCGGGGCAGACCGCGGCGGATGCGCTGGTACTGCCGTGCGGCGCGCTGGACAACACCCCGGTCCGCACCCTGGACCAGGACCTCGACCTCGTCGCCGCCGCGCTCACCGCAGCCGGCGAGCGCGCGGTGGACGCCGGTGTCGGACTGTGGACCGAATCCCTGCACTTCTTCCGCCTCTGCCGCGACACGGAACGCGCGCAGCAGCTGACCGACCGCCTCGCCGGCACGGATGTGCAGGTGGTCATGGACTTCAGCCACATCGTCGCCTCCGGCGGCAGCCCGGAAGACTTCGTGGAGCGTTTCCACCGCCGCATCGCGCACGTCCACCTGCGCGACGCCGTCCCCGGCAACATCAACCTCAGCATCGGCAACGGCCAGGCGGACTTCGCGGCGGGCCTGAAGTCGCTGGCGGACAAGGGCTACACCGGCCACTTTTCCCTGGAACTCGAAACCCGCGACGTCGGCCACGACGAACGCCCGGCGGCAGCCGCAGCGGCGGCCGCCTTCATCTCGGACCTCATCTAGCAACGCAACAACCCAAGGAGACACCATGACCACCATCCAGCGCACCGCCGTCCTCACCGGGGCCACGTCCGAGCGCGGCATCGGCGAGGCCACCGCCCGCCGCTATGCCCGCGAGGGCTGGGCCATCGTCATCCTCGACCTCGACGGCGAGAAGTCCGCGAAGGTCGCCAGCGCGATCGGCAACGAGCTGAACGTCCCGGCCTTCGGCCACGAAATCGACGTCACCAGCGAAGCGTCCGTGGCCGCCGCCCAGGCCGCGGTCGAGGCCGAAGTCCGGGCCGGCAACCTGCCTCCGGTCGGGGCGCTGGCCAACATCGCCGGCATCACCTCGCCCGTGCCGTTCCTGGAGACAACCCTCGACCTCTGGAACAAGGTCATGGCCGTCAACGCCACCGGCACCTACCTGGTCACGAAGGCCTTCCTGCCCGCGATGCTGGAGAACAAGTGGGGCCGCATCGTCAACATGTCCTCGGTCTCCGCGCAGCGCGGCGGCGGCGTCTTCGGCAAAGTCCCCTACTCCTCCGCCAAGGCGGCCATCCTCGGCTTCACCAAGGCCCTGGCCCGCGAGCTGGGCGACAGCGGCGTCACCGTCAACGCGGTCACGCCCGGCGCCGTCGACACGAACATCCGCGTGGGCACCACCCCCGAGCTGGAGGCGGCCATCGCGGCCGACGTCCCGCTCGGCCGCACCGCCAGCACCGAGGAGGTCGCCGCCGTCATCACCTTCCTCTCCAGCCAGGACGCCGCCTACCTGACCGGCGCCACGTTCGACATCAACGGCGGAAGCCACCTGCACTAGCCGGCTCCGGCTCCCCAGACCGAAAGACATCCCATGACCAGAATCTTCAACGACCCGGCCGTCTTCGCCGAGGAGGCCCTGCAGGGCTTCTGCGAGCTCCACCCGAACCTGGTGCGCCAGGTCGACGGCGGGGCCGTCCGCCGGCACCGCCCGGCGCAGCCGAAGGTGGCCGTCATTCCCGGCGGCGGCTCTGGCCACTACCCGGCCTTCGCCGGGCTGATCGGGCAGGGCTTTGCCGACGGCGCCGTGGTGGGCAACATCTTCACCTCGCCGTCCGCGCAGCAGGCCTACTCGGTGGCCAGGGCCGCCGAGTCCGGCGGCGGCGTCGTCTTCACCTACGGCAACTACGCCGGCGACGTGATGAACTTCGGCCTTGCCACCGAGCGGCTGGCGGCCGAGGGCATCCGGGTGGAGAACGTCATCGTGACGGATGACATCGCGTCCGCTGCGGCGGGCGAGGCCGACAAGCGCCGGGGCATCGCCGGCGACTTCACGGTCTTTAAGGTCATGGGCGCCGCGGCCGAGGCCGGGGCGGGGTTCGACGACGTGGTCCGGCTGGGGCGCAAGGCCAACAGACTGACCCGCACCATGGGCACCGCCTTCGCCGGCTGCACCTTCCCCGGCGCGGACGCGCCGCTGTTTACTGTTGCGAACGGGCAGATGGGCCTCGGGCTCGGGATCCACGGCGAGCCCGGGCTGCGCGACACCGAACTGCCCTCCGCCGCGGAGCTGGCCCGGGAACTGGTCGTGCGCGTGCTGGCCGAGGCACCCGTCGAGGGCGGCTCACGGCTCGCCGTCATCCTCAACGGCCTCGGCTCCACCAAGCATGAGGAACTCTTCGTACTGTGGCGCACTGTCTCGGCGCTGCTCCGCGAGGCCGGCCATACCCTCGTCCTGCCGGAGGTCGGCGAACTCGTGACCTCCCTCGACATGGCGGGCGTCTCGCTCACCGTCACCTGGCTGGACGACGAACTCGAGCCGCTCTGGGCCGCCCCGGCCGAGACCCCGGCCTTCCGGCGCGGTTCGCTGGCCGG contains these protein-coding regions:
- a CDS encoding transketolase family protein; translation: MIASFADPGQKTTPAPFGHALVKAAQENEKIVGLTADLGKYTDMHIFAKAFPERFFQMGMAEQLLFGAAAGMAQTGLVPFASTYSVFAARRAYDFLCLDAAEPNLNVNIVGGLPGLTTGYGPSHQATEDMAIFRGMPNLTIVDPCDSVDIEQAVPQLAASEGPTYLRLLRGNVPTVLDEYDYTFELGKAKVLRGGNDVVFVSSGLMTMRALQAAKELAAHNVDVAVVHTPTIKPFDAETVLAEINTDRLVVTLENHTVVGGLFETVAAAAARAGVAKRILPVALPDEFLHAGALPTLHERYGLSVDRIVAAVLGEL
- a CDS encoding transketolase, with the protein product MRHHVLNMGEAQGQGYVGQALDAADVLAAVYADQLRYRADDPEWEGRDRFLLSTGHYAIGHYAALAEAGIVPVEELETYGSDDSRLPMSGMSTYTPGMEISGGSLGHGLTIAVGTALGLRLQGSGSRVFNFLSDGELDEGSTWEAAMGAHHHRLGNLTAIVDINALQADGKTDTVLRTEPVLDKWAACGWFVQRVDGNDVGALLAAFDAVAARAEADGAPSVILCDTKVGRGVPLLEDREKAHFMRIDEHEWQICRDQLTAGYEARTASEGESK
- a CDS encoding MFS transporter, producing the protein MSNEALTMRGPVHGTKDAKRVAIGSGVGAVIETYDFIGFGTAAALYFGTAFFPGGDPLTGTLAAFATLGVGFAARPLGGIIGGHLGDRIGRKPVLVASLILMGLATFAIGLLPTYAQVGLLAPALLVIVRVIQGLAFGAEWGGAILMSYEHAPWKRKGKYTGIVQAGFPVGLLLANLVFLFSVQLGNEWAWRVPFLASIVLVAVGLIIRSKVPESPVFEDVKEHGDIVKSPIVEVIRDDWRNIVRGIGLRIAETAGYAVSVTYMISYLHNSELADKTQTLVALCIASGIGIFATMAWARLTDRVGRRPVYIISTAFAVLFGIPMFLLVNTGLFLFIIATIVISYAVCQNSLAGAQGAWFPELFQAKTRSSGASLAYQISAMVSGFTPFITTLLFVAMGWLGPALLFSFYGAIGLWAALATRETWGPRERRLASEAAATTKPAKVTA
- a CDS encoding sugar phosphate isomerase/epimerase, which produces MTFHPRLGCSTISFRHQDLATALATIAGLGFTEIDLGALPGVCDHVPYVLDEKAVAAVAGTVAASGLRVRSINGDIGDLNRPLSAGDRAQRTRHLDMLLALAGQTAADALVLPCGALDNTPVRTLDQDLDLVAAALTAAGERAVDAGVGLWTESLHFFRLCRDTERAQQLTDRLAGTDVQVVMDFSHIVASGGSPEDFVERFHRRIAHVHLRDAVPGNINLSIGNGQADFAAGLKSLADKGYTGHFSLELETRDVGHDERPAAAAAAAAFISDLI
- a CDS encoding SDR family NAD(P)-dependent oxidoreductase: MTTIQRTAVLTGATSERGIGEATARRYAREGWAIVILDLDGEKSAKVASAIGNELNVPAFGHEIDVTSEASVAAAQAAVEAEVRAGNLPPVGALANIAGITSPVPFLETTLDLWNKVMAVNATGTYLVTKAFLPAMLENKWGRIVNMSSVSAQRGGGVFGKVPYSSAKAAILGFTKALARELGDSGVTVNAVTPGAVDTNIRVGTTPELEAAIAADVPLGRTASTEEVAAVITFLSSQDAAYLTGATFDINGGSHLH
- a CDS encoding dihydroxyacetone kinase family protein is translated as MTRIFNDPAVFAEEALQGFCELHPNLVRQVDGGAVRRHRPAQPKVAVIPGGGSGHYPAFAGLIGQGFADGAVVGNIFTSPSAQQAYSVARAAESGGGVVFTYGNYAGDVMNFGLATERLAAEGIRVENVIVTDDIASAAAGEADKRRGIAGDFTVFKVMGAAAEAGAGFDDVVRLGRKANRLTRTMGTAFAGCTFPGADAPLFTVANGQMGLGLGIHGEPGLRDTELPSAAELARELVVRVLAEAPVEGGSRLAVILNGLGSTKHEELFVLWRTVSALLREAGHTLVLPEVGELVTSLDMAGVSLTVTWLDDELEPLWAAPAETPAFRRGSLAGPAAAGHENAEGAEAARDEAQESTAPVSASSDESRSFAQHCMSALETARLTLHEAETRLGDMDAIAGDGDHGRGMVRGIDAAFEAAVLALDNGAGAGTMLATAGDAWASKAGGTSGVLWGAGLRAAGESLGDEEAPSPGGLVAAVQAFTDRILTLGKAEPGDKTLVDALLPLVRTLVDATGNGAAPLAAWHEAARTAASAAEATGGLTPKKGRARPLAEKSIGTPDPGATSLAMVAAAVVDRFTTTNAPTK